The following are encoded together in the Ketobacter sp. MCCC 1A13808 genome:
- a CDS encoding macro domain-containing protein, protein MKIILTAFDDALEDAWNKFCGNLDCVEVYRGSILDVACDAVVSPANSYGYMDGGIDMVYSKHFGWGVQERLQTVIKTDHRGQLLVGQAQLVETENNLIPYLISAPTMRVPQTLHNSANPYLAMRAILILIAHGEYGGVPVSEMIETVAVPGLGTGVGEVHPVVCAKQVQFAIKEVVYHKAEFPDSWLSAQALHYDLVQEPRNA, encoded by the coding sequence TTGAAAATTATTCTTACAGCTTTTGATGATGCTCTTGAAGATGCATGGAATAAATTTTGTGGAAATCTGGATTGTGTCGAGGTATATCGGGGCTCAATTCTGGATGTTGCGTGCGACGCTGTTGTAAGTCCGGCCAATAGTTACGGCTATATGGATGGCGGAATTGATATGGTTTACAGCAAACATTTTGGTTGGGGTGTCCAGGAGCGTCTACAAACTGTCATTAAGACGGACCATCGAGGCCAGCTTTTGGTGGGGCAAGCTCAATTAGTGGAAACTGAAAACAATTTGATTCCCTATCTAATTTCAGCACCGACTATGCGAGTACCACAAACACTGCACAATTCCGCAAATCCATACTTGGCAATGCGAGCCATTTTGATTCTTATTGCCCACGGCGAGTATGGTGGTGTTCCCGTTTCTGAGATGATCGAGACTGTAGCAGTTCCTGGCTTGGGAACTGGAGTAGGAGAAGTTCATCCCGTGGTTTGTGCCAAACAGGTGCAGTTTGCGATCAAGGAAGTTGTTTACCACAAAGCAGAGTTTCCAGATTCATGGCTCAGTGCGCAGGCGTTACATTACGACTTAGTGCAGGAACCGCGAAATGCTTAA